The Astatotilapia calliptera chromosome 2, fAstCal1.2, whole genome shotgun sequence genome includes a window with the following:
- the mrpl18 gene encoding large ribosomal subunit protein uL18m, with product MALSQVSRSVRLLLGQIQHCRPALLSNQTARCLSQAASQPEPSADENEAVNPTFVNRNPRNLEQMALAVKDRGWKTTWPHREFYHRLMFSRSQHHVTAQVFSSCSPIPVLSCSTKEWAVKKELASTNCVAACQAVGEVLAHRCQQAGITRMVYRVIPWTYRSDSVQSFRAAMKAGGIILSEPRRKYIGT from the exons ATGGCTCTGAGCCAAGTTAGTCGCAGTGTGCGGCTGCTCTTAGGTCAAATTCAACACTGTCGGCCAGCCCTGCTTTCAAACCAGACGG CTCGGTGTCTGAGTCAAGCAGCTTCTCAGCCAGAGCCCTCCGCGGATGAAAATGAAGCCGTGAACCCGACCTTTGTAAACAGAAATCCCCGCAACCTGGAGCAGATGGCTCTGGCTGTGAAGGATCGGGGCTGGAAGACAACCTGGCCACACCGGGAGTTCTACCACAG GTTGATGTTCTCCCGTAGCCAACACCATGTGACAGCCCAAGTGTTTTCCAGCTGCTCCCCTATTCCGGTGCTTTCTTGTTCGACCAAAGAGTGGGCTGTGAAGAAGGAGCTGGCTTCTACAAACTGCGTGGCAGCCTGTCAGGCTGTGGGCGAGGTGCTGGCGCATCGCTGCCAGCAGGCTGGCATCACCAGGATGGTGTATAGGGTGATTCCCTGGACATACCGCTCAGATTCT GTTCAGTCTTTCAGAGCTGCAATGAAAGCAGGAGGAATAATTCTAAGTGAACCCAGAAGGAAATACATTGGGACCTGA